Proteins encoded within one genomic window of Bombina bombina isolate aBomBom1 chromosome 1, aBomBom1.pri, whole genome shotgun sequence:
- the WDR20 gene encoding WD repeat-containing protein 20 isoform X2 yields the protein MYMYNVEHTCGTTAPHYQLLKQGESFAVHTCKSKSTRNPILKWTVGEGALNEFAFSPDGKFLACVSQDGFLRVFNFDSLEMHGTMKSYFGGLLCVCWSPDGKYIVTGGEDDLVTVWSFVDCRVIARGQGHKSWVSVVAFDPNTTSVEETDPMEFSGSDEDFQSIINFGRDRANSTQSRLSKRNSTDSRPVSVTYRFGSVGQDTQLCLWDLTEDILFPHQPLSRTRTHTNVMNATSPPAGSGGPNPGSNGNSISTPGNSIPPPLPRSNSLPHSAVSNTGSKSSVDSSNAAGVTKFATLSLHDRKERHHDKDHKRNHSMGHISSKSSDKLNLVTKNKSDPAKTLGTPLCPRMEDVPLLEPLICKKIAHERLTVLIFLEDCIVTACQEGFICTWARPGKVGLLSSQNQANSPSGTVV from the coding sequence ATGTACATGTATAATGTGGAACACACGTGCGGTACTACGGCTCCACATTACCAGCTACTTAAACAAGGAGAAAGCTTTGCAGTTCATACATGCAAGAGCAAGTCCACAAGAAATCCAATACTGAAATGGACTGTTGGAGAGGGTGCCCTAAATGAATTTGCTTTTTCCCCAGATGGAAAATTCTTAGCCTGTGTAAGCCAAGATGGCTTTCTCCGTGTGTTTAATTTTGATTCCTTGGAAATGCATGGTACAATGAAAAGCTATTTTGGTGGACTGCTCTGTGTATGTTGGAGCCCTGATGGGAAGTATATTGTAACAGGTGGAGAGGATGACTTAGTGACTGTTTGGTCATTTGTGGACTGTCGTGTAATAGCCCGAGGTCAGGGACATAAATCTTGGGTCAGCGTTGTAGCATTTGACCCCAATACCACTAGTGTAGAAGAGACTGACCCTATGGAATTTAGTGGAAGCGATGAAGATTTCCAAAGCATCATTAATTTTGGCAGAGACAGAGCAAATAGTACACAGTCAAGATTGTCAAAAAGGAACTCTACAGACAGTCGTCCAGTTAGTGTGACATATAGGTTTGGCTCAGTAGGCCAAGACACACAGCTGTGCTTATGGGACCTTACAGAAGACATTCTTTTCCCCCATCAGCCTCTTTCAAGAACAAGGACACATACAAATGTCATGAATGCCACCAGTCCACCTGCAGGTAGTGGTGGACCAAACCCAGGAAGCAATGGTAACAGTATCAGTACACCAGGCAACTCTATACCTCCCCCTCTTCCTAGGTCTAATAGCCTTCCCCATTCTGCAGTGTCTAATACTGGCAGTAAAAGTAGTGTGGACAGCTCCAATGCGGCTGGCGTTACCAAGTTTGCTACTCTGTCTCTCCATGATCGAAAGGAAAGGCATCATGATAAAGACCACAAGAGAAACCACAGTATGGGACACATATCTAGCAAGAGTAGTGACAAACTGAACTTGGTTACTAAAAACAAATCGGACCCAGCTAAAACTTTGGGAACGCCTCTCTGTCCCAGGATGGAAGATGTTCCTTTGTTAGAGCCTCTTATCTGTAAAAAGATAGCACATGAAAGACTGACTGTCCTAATTTTTCTTGAAGACTGTATAGTCACTGCTTGTCAGGAAGGATTTATTTGCACATGGGCAAGGCCTGGTAAAGTG